In Syngnathus scovelli strain Florida chromosome 10, RoL_Ssco_1.2, whole genome shotgun sequence, the following are encoded in one genomic region:
- the LOC125969215 gene encoding ras-related protein Rab-3A isoform X2, with protein sequence MAKADQRYGQRDGSDQNFDYMFKLLIIGNSSVGKTSFLFRYADDSFSNSFVSTVGIDFKVKTVYRNDKRIKLQIWDTAGQERYRTITTAYYRGAMGFILMYDITNEESFNAVQDWATQIKTYSWDNAQVIMVGNKCDLDEERVVALEKGKHLADQLGFEYYEASAKENVNVRQVFERLVDIICVKMSERVDVEAPAASGTKTARLSDKPAGQLPQKCC encoded by the exons ATGGCGAAAGCGGACCAGCGCTACGGCCAGCGGGACGGCTCGGACCAGAACTTCGACTACATGTTCAAGCTGTTGATCATCGGCAACAGCAGCGTGGGCAAAACCTCCTTCCTGTTCCGATACGCCGACGACTCCTTCAGCAACTCCTTCGTCAGTACTGTGGGCATCGACTTCAAAGTCAAGACTGTCTACCGCAACGACAAGCGCATCAAGCTGCAGATATGG GACACGGCGGGCCAGGAGCGCTACCGCACCATCACAACGGCATACTACCGCGGGGCCATGGGCTTCATCCTCATGTATGACATCACCAACGAGGAGTCGTTCAACGCTGTGCAGGACTG GGCCACTCAGATCAAGACGTACTCGTGGGACAACGCACAGGTCATCATGGTGGGCAACAAGTGCGACCTGGACGAGGAGCGAGTGGTTGCGCTCGAGAAAGGAAAACACCTGGCGGACCAACTTG GGTTCGAGTACTACGAGGCCAGTGCCAAAGAGAATGTCAACGTGCGGCAGGTTTTCGAGCGCCTGGTGGACATCATCTGTGTCAAGATGTCAGAGCGTGTGGACGTGGAGGCGCCAGCGGCCTCCGGAACCAAGACCGCCAGACTCAGCGACAAACCGGCTGGCCAGCTTCCTCAGAAGTGTTGCTGA
- the LOC125969215 gene encoding ras-related protein Rab-3A isoform X1, whose amino-acid sequence MFRPGGECVRARARSCSDSLHSRVTDACARPFLVFLLRKLSRPFDVAAAAHTFNAVVAFKYPKNRPETDGQTPHRTRASPRPAQQSVCVQMAKADQRYGQRDGSDQNFDYMFKLLIIGNSSVGKTSFLFRYADDSFSNSFVSTVGIDFKVKTVYRNDKRIKLQIWDTAGQERYRTITTAYYRGAMGFILMYDITNEESFNAVQDWATQIKTYSWDNAQVIMVGNKCDLDEERVVALEKGKHLADQLGFEYYEASAKENVNVRQVFERLVDIICVKMSERVDVEAPAASGTKTARLSDKPAGQLPQKCC is encoded by the exons ATGTTCCGCCCGGGCGGGGAGTGTGTGCGTGCTCGCGCGCGCTCGTGCAGTGACAGTTTACATTCGCGCGTCACTGATGCGTGCGCGCGACCCTTTCTTGTCTTCTTGCTTCGGAAGCTTTCCCGCCCTTTCGACGTCGCCGCTGCCGCGCACACTTTTAACGCTGTTGTTGCCTTCAAGTACCCGAAAAACAGACCAgaaacggacggacagacgcctCATCGGACACGCGCGAGCCCCAGACCCGCCCAGCAGAG CGTTTGCGTTCAGATGGCGAAAGCGGACCAGCGCTACGGCCAGCGGGACGGCTCGGACCAGAACTTCGACTACATGTTCAAGCTGTTGATCATCGGCAACAGCAGCGTGGGCAAAACCTCCTTCCTGTTCCGATACGCCGACGACTCCTTCAGCAACTCCTTCGTCAGTACTGTGGGCATCGACTTCAAAGTCAAGACTGTCTACCGCAACGACAAGCGCATCAAGCTGCAGATATGG GACACGGCGGGCCAGGAGCGCTACCGCACCATCACAACGGCATACTACCGCGGGGCCATGGGCTTCATCCTCATGTATGACATCACCAACGAGGAGTCGTTCAACGCTGTGCAGGACTG GGCCACTCAGATCAAGACGTACTCGTGGGACAACGCACAGGTCATCATGGTGGGCAACAAGTGCGACCTGGACGAGGAGCGAGTGGTTGCGCTCGAGAAAGGAAAACACCTGGCGGACCAACTTG GGTTCGAGTACTACGAGGCCAGTGCCAAAGAGAATGTCAACGTGCGGCAGGTTTTCGAGCGCCTGGTGGACATCATCTGTGTCAAGATGTCAGAGCGTGTGGACGTGGAGGCGCCAGCGGCCTCCGGAACCAAGACCGCCAGACTCAGCGACAAACCGGCTGGCCAGCTTCCTCAGAAGTGTTGCTGA
- the si:ch73-389b16.1 gene encoding coiled-coil domain-containing protein 18, with amino-acid sequence MDELSPRERELLKIRRDSDSKATQLLKMEKLMQQTKDLMDKRSEPDKVQENMVEDLEEKVRSSRRHRRNSLHHTQMLESQMKTVKGELEGTLDHLQELRNVLRRSQQKAEERKAAMEKLAAGLR; translated from the exons ATGGATGAACTGAGCCCAAGAGAACGAGAACTGCTGAAGATCCGGCGGGACAGCGACAGCAAGGCCACGCAGCTGCTCAAGATGGAGAAGCTCATGCAGCAGACCAAAGACTTGATGGACAAGCGCAGTGAGCCGGACAAGGTCCAGGAAAACATGG tggaggacctggaggagaaggtgCGCTCAAGTCGGCGCCACCGGCGGAACTCTCTGCACCACACTCAGATGCTGGAGAGTCAAATGAAGACGGTGAAGGGCGAGCTGGAGGGAACTTTGGACCACCTCCAGGAACTGCGCAATGTCCTGCGTCGCTCGCAGCAGAAAGCTGAGGAGCGCAAGGCCGCCATGGAGAAGCTGGCAGCTGGACTCAGGTGA
- the scinla gene encoding scinderin like a, whose amino-acid sequence MPTHKAFQSAGKHPGLQIWRVENLDLGEVPKELHGSFYMGDSYIVLHTNSVLSYNVHTWMGSQTSQDEKIAATILMTQLDGSLGGAAVQFTEHQGEESVSFLQYFKHGLKYQKGGVASGFRNVVTNEANIKRLLHVKGHRQVRATEVDLTWASFNKGDCFIIDFGKDIFPWAGSDSNRYERLKATQLAVDIRDNERRGRAELHIIDEGDEPEEVIKVLGPKPDLPPGSSDVPTTQKSRGPASLYMVSDASGKMSLKEVAQRNPFKQDVLSSKECYILDNGQDNKIFFWKGRDSNKEERKAALTIANKFITDKKYSDKCQVQILPQGAESTLFKEFFENWLDKDETTGPCQAYTVGRIAVVKQIPFDASSLHGNNLMAAQHGMVDDGSGKVQVWRVEGGGRVPVDASSHGQFFGGDCYLLQYTYNSGGRNKHIIYIWQGNKCSRDELGASAFLAVTLDESMGGVATQVRVTQGQEPPHLLSLFGGKPLVVHLGGTSRKDGHSEPRATRLFHIRQSSTKGTRAVEVAADAASLNSNDVFVLKWPQGMFVWKGRGATPEEMAAAKHVISILGGGTPTEVAETKEPDNFWKVLGGRKDYQTSLVLQNTKVWQPRLFGCSNASGRINVEEVPGELDQLDLETDDVMILDTFLQLFIWIGKDANETEKKGAARIAEEYLKSDPSGRHGTPVTTIKQGEELPSFTGWFQAWDPTLWDKDLLAVIGAR is encoded by the exons ATGCCGACTCACAAAGCATTCCAGTCAGCGGGGAAGCATCCCGGTCTTCAGATTTGGCGCGTGGAGAACCTGGACTTGGGGGAGGTGCCCAAAGAACTGCACGGAAGCTTCTACATGGGAGACTCCTACATCGTCCTCCACACCAACTCCGTGCTGTCTTACAACGTGCACACCTGGATGG GCTCGCAGACGTCCCAGGATGAGAAAATAGCGGCGACCATTTTGATGACACAGCTGGACGGCTCCCTGGGCGGCGCCGCCGTACAGTTCACCGAGCACCAGGGTGAAGAGTCGGTGTCTTTCCTCCAGTATTTCAAACACGGACTCAAGTACCAG AAAGGGGGCGTGGCTTCAGGCTTCCGTAACGTGGTAACCAACGAAGCAAATATCAAGCGTCTGCTGCACGTGAAAGGTCACCGACAGGTACGCGCCACCGAGGTGGACCTGACCTGGGCCAGCTTCAACAAGGGGGACTGCTTCATTATTGACTTTGGCAAG GACATCTTCCCCTGGGCGGGCAGCGACAGCAACCGGTacgagcggctgaaggccacacagCTGGCCGTGGACATCCGTGACAACGAGCGGCGAGGACGCGCGGAGCTGCACATCATTGACGAGGGAGATGAGCCCGAGGAGGTCATCAAG gTTCTGGGACCAAAGCCCGATTTGCCTCCAGGAAGTTCAGACGTGCCTACCACGCAAAAGAGCAGAGGCCCGGCATCTCTCTACATG GTGTCGGATGCTTCAGGCAAGATGTCACTGAAGGAGGTGGCTCAGAGGAACCCCTTCAAGCAGGACGTCCTCTCCAGTAAAGAGTGCTACATCCTAGATAATGGCCAAGACAACAAGATCTTCTTCTGGAaag GTCGGGACTCTAACAAGGAAGAGCGTAAAGCCGCGCTTACCATTGCCAATAAGTTCATCACGGACAAGAAGTACTCAGACAAGTGTCAG GTCCAGATCCTGCCGCAAGGGGCTGAGAGCACCCTGTTCAAGGAATTCTTTGAGAACTGGCTAGACAAGGATGAGACCACGGGTCCGTGTCAGGCATACACGGTGGGAAGGATCGCCGTCGTTAAGCAGATCCCCTTTGACGCCTCcagtctccatggcaacaaccTCATGGCTGCGCAGCACGGAATGGTGGATGACGGATCGGGCAAAGTGCAG GTGTGGCGCGTGGAGGGCGGCGGCCGTGTTCCTGTGGACGCGTCCTCCCACGGCCAGTTCTTCGGTGGCGACTGCTACTTGCTGCAGTATACTTATAACAGTGGCGGCAGAAACAAGCACATCATCTACATATG GCAAGGAAACAAGTGCTCCAGAGACGAGTTGGGAGCCTCTGCCTTCTTGGCTGTCACCCTGGATGAGTCCATGGGAGGCGTGGCTACACAA GTACGCGTAACTCAGGGCCAAGAACCTCCACACCTGCTGAGCCTGTTCGGGGGCAAGCCCCTGGTCGTACACCTTGGCGGCACGTCCCGCAAGGATGGCCACAGCGAGCCAAGAGCCACTCGCCTCTTCCATATCCGCCAGAGCTCCACCAAGGGCACCCGGGCTGTTGAG GTGGCAGCGGACGCGGCTTCTCTCAACTCCAACGATGTCTTTGTGCTCAAGTGGCCCCAGGGGATGTTTGTGTGGAAGGGTCGCGGAGCCACGCCGGAGGAGATGGCGGCCGCCAAACACGTGATCAGCATTCTGGGCGGTGGCACCCCCACCGAGGTGGCCGAGACCAAGGAGCCCG ATAACTTCTGGAAGGTGCTGGGGGGCCGCAAGGACTACCAAACCTCGCTGGTCCTGCAGAACACCAAAGTATGGCAACCCAGACTCTTCGGATGCTCCAACGCCAGCGGACGAATCAAC GTGGAGGAAGTCCCCGGAGAATTGGATCAGTTGGACCTGGAGACGGACGACGTCATGATTCTGGACACTTTCCTCCAA CTCTTTATCTGGATCGGGAAAGATGCCAACGAGACAGAGAAAAAGGGAGCGGCGCGTATCG CCGAGGAGTATTTGAAGTCGGACCCATCCGGCCGCCACGGGACTCCTGTCACCACCATCAAACAGGGTGAGGAGCTGCCCTCCTTCACTGGGTGGTTCCAGGCCTGGGACCCTACCTTGTGGGACAAAGACCTCCTGGCAGTCATCGGCGCTCGTTAG
- the zgc:109982 gene encoding retinol dehydrogenase 8 isoform X1, translating to MTQKVVLITGCSSGIGLALAARIARDEKKRFMGKVCKLRCSSLTRCSEPVYATMRNVSKGQALVEAAGRSLGRTLEIKQLDVCDEMSIKACVDSLPERRVDVLISNAGMGLIGPIECQSVDEMKTVMDTNFFGLVRLLKEILPDMKRRKKGHIVVISSVMGIQGILFNDVYAASKFAVEGFCESLAVQALRFNLNISLIEPGPVITEFERKVYEEGLKTNLSNADAVTADMFTNIYLKNYKQIFETLGQTAEDVAEHTVRIMTSDNPPFRHQTNTLYTPMTTLKYADPNGDLPIDTFYKMVFEHDKIFSASLNFLKLLRWRSRRSFTLDKSS from the exons ATGACCCAGAAGGTGGTCCTGATCACGGGATGTTCCTCAGGCATCGGCCTGGCGCTCGCCGCGCGCATCGCCAGGGACGAGAAGAAGCGCTTCATGGGTAAAGTCTGCAAATTGCGTTGTTCATCGTTGACACGATGCTCCGAGCCAG TGTACGCCACCATGAGGAATGTGAGCAAAGGCCAGGCGCTGGTGGAGGCAGCGGGCCGCAGTCTGGGCCGCACGCTAGAGATCAAGCAGCTGGACGTGTGCGACGAGATGTCCATCAAAGCCTGCGTGGACAGCCTCCCCGAGCGCAGAGTGGACGTCCTCA TCAGTAACGCTGGCATGGGGCTGATTGGCCCCATCGAATGCCAGTCGGTGGACGAGATGAAGACGGTGATGGACACCAACTTCTTTGGCCTGGTCAGGCTGCTCAAGGAGATCCTTCCCGACATGAAGCGGCGCAAGAAAGGTCACATCGTGGTCATCAGCAGCGTCATGGGCATCCAAG GGATCCTCTTCAACGACGTCTACGCCGCATCCAAGTTTGCTGTGGAGGGATTCTGCGAGAGTTTAGCAGTGCAAGCGCTCAGGTTCAATCTCAA CATCAGCCTGATCGAGCCGGGTCCGGTCATCACAGAGTTTGAGCGAAAGGTGTACGAAGAAGGACTGAAAACGAACCTGAGCAATGCTGACGCAGTGACCGCAGATATGTTCACCAACATCTACCTGAAGAACTACAAGCAAATTTTCGAGACACTGGGACAAACGGCAGAGGATGTGGCTGAG CACACGGTAAGGATCATGACGTCGGACAACCCTCCGTTCCGCCATCAGACCAACACGCTGTACACGCCCATGACCACGCTCAAGTACGCCGACCCCAACGGCGACCTGCCCATTGACACCTTCTACAAGATGGTCTTTGAGCACGACAAGATCTTCAGCGCCAGCCTCAACTTTCTCAAGCTGCTGCGTTGGAGGAGCAGACGCAGCTTCACGCTGGACAAAAGCAGTTAA
- the zgc:109982 gene encoding retinol dehydrogenase 8 isoform X2, whose product MTQKVVLITGCSSGIGLALAARIARDEKKRFMVYATMRNVSKGQALVEAAGRSLGRTLEIKQLDVCDEMSIKACVDSLPERRVDVLISNAGMGLIGPIECQSVDEMKTVMDTNFFGLVRLLKEILPDMKRRKKGHIVVISSVMGIQGILFNDVYAASKFAVEGFCESLAVQALRFNLNISLIEPGPVITEFERKVYEEGLKTNLSNADAVTADMFTNIYLKNYKQIFETLGQTAEDVAEHTVRIMTSDNPPFRHQTNTLYTPMTTLKYADPNGDLPIDTFYKMVFEHDKIFSASLNFLKLLRWRSRRSFTLDKSS is encoded by the exons ATGACCCAGAAGGTGGTCCTGATCACGGGATGTTCCTCAGGCATCGGCCTGGCGCTCGCCGCGCGCATCGCCAGGGACGAGAAGAAGCGCTTCATGG TGTACGCCACCATGAGGAATGTGAGCAAAGGCCAGGCGCTGGTGGAGGCAGCGGGCCGCAGTCTGGGCCGCACGCTAGAGATCAAGCAGCTGGACGTGTGCGACGAGATGTCCATCAAAGCCTGCGTGGACAGCCTCCCCGAGCGCAGAGTGGACGTCCTCA TCAGTAACGCTGGCATGGGGCTGATTGGCCCCATCGAATGCCAGTCGGTGGACGAGATGAAGACGGTGATGGACACCAACTTCTTTGGCCTGGTCAGGCTGCTCAAGGAGATCCTTCCCGACATGAAGCGGCGCAAGAAAGGTCACATCGTGGTCATCAGCAGCGTCATGGGCATCCAAG GGATCCTCTTCAACGACGTCTACGCCGCATCCAAGTTTGCTGTGGAGGGATTCTGCGAGAGTTTAGCAGTGCAAGCGCTCAGGTTCAATCTCAA CATCAGCCTGATCGAGCCGGGTCCGGTCATCACAGAGTTTGAGCGAAAGGTGTACGAAGAAGGACTGAAAACGAACCTGAGCAATGCTGACGCAGTGACCGCAGATATGTTCACCAACATCTACCTGAAGAACTACAAGCAAATTTTCGAGACACTGGGACAAACGGCAGAGGATGTGGCTGAG CACACGGTAAGGATCATGACGTCGGACAACCCTCCGTTCCGCCATCAGACCAACACGCTGTACACGCCCATGACCACGCTCAAGTACGCCGACCCCAACGGCGACCTGCCCATTGACACCTTCTACAAGATGGTCTTTGAGCACGACAAGATCTTCAGCGCCAGCCTCAACTTTCTCAAGCTGCTGCGTTGGAGGAGCAGACGCAGCTTCACGCTGGACAAAAGCAGTTAA
- the dr1 gene encoding protein Dr1, producing MASSSGTDDDLTIPRAAINKMIKETLPNVRVANDARELVVNCCTEFIHLISSEANEICNKSDKKTISPEHVINALESLGFASYITEVKDVLQECKTVALKRRKASSRLENLGIPEEELLRQQQELFAKARQQQAELAQQEWLQMQQAAQQAQMAAAASATQQAGSSQDEDEDEDM from the exons ATGGCTTCGTCGTCCGGCACCGACGACGACCTGACCATACCGCGCGCCGCCATCAACAAGATGATCAAAGAGACGCTGCCCAACGTGCGCGTGGCCAATGACGCGCGCGAGCTGGTGGTCAATTGCTGCACCGAGTTCATCCACCTCATCTCCTCCGAGGCCAACGAGATCTGCAACAAGTCCGACAAGAAGACCATTTCGCCCGAGCACGTCATCAACG CGCTGGAGAGCCTGGGCTTTGCTTCCTACATCACGGAggtgaaggacgtgctgcaggaGTGCAAGACAGTGGCCCTGAAGAGGAGGAAGGCCAGCTCCCGCCTGGAAAACCTCGGCATCCCTGAGGAGGAGCTGCTCCGGCAACAGCAGGAGCTCTTTGCCAAG GCGCGGCAGCAGCAGGCCGAGCTGGCCCAGCAGGAGTGGCTGCAGATGCAGCAGGCGGCGCAGCAGGCCCAGATGGCAGCGGCGGCCAGCGCCACCCAGCAGGCCGGTTCCTCTCAGGACGAAGACGAGGACGAAGACATGTGA